In Balaenoptera musculus isolate JJ_BM4_2016_0621 chromosome 17, mBalMus1.pri.v3, whole genome shotgun sequence, a genomic segment contains:
- the MSC gene encoding musculin, translating to MSTGSGSDPEEMELRELQRGYPVPVSKRPPLRGAERSYISPSDNSSAEEEDPDGEEERCALGAAGGAGGCKRKRPGVAGGGGGKKPLPPKGSAAECKQSQRNAANARERARMRVLSKAFSRLKTSLPWVPPDTKLSKLDTLRLASSYIAHLRQLLQEDRYENGYVHPVNLTWPFVVSGRPDSDTKEVSAANRLCGTTA from the exons ATGTCCACCGGCTCGGGGAGCGACCCCGAGGAGATGGAGCTGCGGGAGTTGCAGCGCGGGTACCCGGTCCCCGTCTCCAAGAGGCCGCCCCTCCGCGGCGCCGAGCGCAGCTACATCTCGCCCAGTGACAACTCGTCCGCGGAGGAGGAAGACCCCGACGGCGAGGAGGAGCGCTGTGCGCTGGGCGCGGCCGGCGGCGCCGGAGGCTGCAAGAGGAAGCGGCCCGGGGTGGCGGGGGGCGGCGGTGGCAAGAAGCCCCTCCCGCCCAAGGGCTCGGCGGCCGAGTGCAAGCAGTCGCAGAGGAACGCGGCCAACGCCCGCGAGCGCGCCCGGATGCGCGTGCTGAGCAAAGCCTTCTCCAGGCTCAAGACCAGCCTGCCCTGGGTGCCCCCCGACACCAAGCTTTCCAAGCTGGACACGCTCCGGCTGGCTTCCAGTTACATCGCGCACCTGCGGCAGCTGCTGCAGGAGGACCGCTACGAGAACGGCTACGTGCACCCGGTGAACCTG ACATGGCCATTTGTGGTCTCGGGACGACCCGACTCTGACACCAAAGAAGTTTCCGCAGCCAACAGATTATGTGGAACCACCGCTTAG